The segment CCCACGGGTAGACGAGGCGCTTCTCCGGACCGCGGAAGTAGTACTCCACGTGGCACTGCCCGCAGACGAAAGTTCGCATCTCCTGCCGGGTGGCCGCGGTGTTGACGTCGTAGTCCCTCACCCCGCGCGACGCCATCAGCGCGCGCATCCCCTCGATGAACGCCGGCCGGGTGATCCGAAGCTGCATGGTAGCCGGCTCGTGACAGTCGATGCACGCTACCGGGTGAGTGACGTGCCGGCGCGCTTCCAGGTACGGCATCTGGTTCATCCGGTCGAAGCCGGCGAACAGGTCTCCGCCGCCCAGCCGACGGTACGGCATCACGATCGACGCGTGGCACTGGAGGCAGGTCCCCGGCTGCCTGACGACCTGCTGGCGCTGGGTGAACGACTGGTCATCCAGCATGAAGGCGTGGCCGCGCTCCTCCCGGAAGTCCACCGCGAAGGCGTACCCCGCCCACATGGTGCGCAGGCGCGGGTCCTGGTCGAGCCGCGACTGCGACACGACGGACCTGGGGTCGACCGCGGTGGGCACGCGCGGCATCGCCTCGCTCCCGCCGAAGCGGGTGCGCACTTGGTCCACCGTCCGCTTGTAGGCGTCGTACTGGAGCGGGAAGTTCTCACCCCATATGGCGGGATCCTCGGTGCTGTCGGTCAGCGCGACGACCCGGAAGAAGGGGTTCCGCGCCTCCTGTTTGCGCTCGAAGATGTTGATGAGCAGCGCGGCGCCGCCGGCCGCGGCGCCTGCCGCCACCAGCGCGATGAGGACCCAAGGCGCGACCCGGCCGCGCTCGCCCAGCCGCGTCACAGGTGACCGACCGTACGGTGACAGTTGATGCACGAGATCTCCCTCTCCGGACTGTGCGGACCCTCGATCGCGACGACGATGTCCTGATGGCATTCGCGGCAGCGGCGCTCGGTGACGGCCCGGTTCCGCGGCTTGATGCGGAGCGGCTCGGGGAACCGGCCCGACGTGAAGGCGAAAGAGTGCCAGAAGCCGTTGGAAGCCTTGGTGACGTACTTGCCGACGAAGTTGGATGGCGTGTGGCAGTCGTTGCAGGCGGCGACCGCGCGGTGGCTGGCCTTGAGCCATCCCGCGTATTGCTCGCCCATGATGTGGCAGTTGGCGCACGCGGCGGGATCGTGGCCGAGGTACGAGGCGCCCTTGGCGTATACGAAAGTGTAGCCGCCGGTGCCCACGGCGAGACCGAAGGTGCCGGCCAACGCCAGTTTCGCGGTCGTGCTGCCGGCGATCCGCCGCAAGAGCTCGATCATCTCCGCGGTCAATCTACGACGGGGCGGCGTGGCGGCAACCGGCCCGTCGGTATCGCTCCTCAGCGCCGCGCTGGCTCGCGCGCGACACCAGCGAGCGCACGGTACGACAGCAGGCGCTCGCGGTCTATCGAAAGGCGGATGTCGGCGGGCGGGCGGAGTTGTCGGCGTTCTTCCTCGAGGGACTGTTCCCCCCGGGCCCCGGCGCGGCGGGCGTCCCGTAGCGGGACCCTAGTGCGCGGCTGCGGCCAGCTGCTGCA is part of the Gemmatimonadales bacterium genome and harbors:
- the nrfH gene encoding cytochrome c nitrite reductase small subunit gives rise to the protein MIELLRRIAGSTTAKLALAGTFGLAVGTGGYTFVYAKGASYLGHDPAACANCHIMGEQYAGWLKASHRAVAACNDCHTPSNFVGKYVTKASNGFWHSFAFTSGRFPEPLRIKPRNRAVTERRCRECHQDIVVAIEGPHSPEREISCINCHRTVGHL
- a CDS encoding ammonia-forming cytochrome c nitrite reductase subunit c552, encoding MTRLGERGRVAPWVLIALVAAGAAAGGAALLINIFERKQEARNPFFRVVALTDSTEDPAIWGENFPLQYDAYKRTVDQVRTRFGGSEAMPRVPTAVDPRSVVSQSRLDQDPRLRTMWAGYAFAVDFREERGHAFMLDDQSFTQRQQVVRQPGTCLQCHASIVMPYRRLGGGDLFAGFDRMNQMPYLEARRHVTHPVACIDCHEPATMQLRITRPAFIEGMRALMASRGVRDYDVNTAATRQEMRTFVCGQCHVEYYFRGPEKRLVYPWARGLVVDSIISYYDSVGHRDWVHAESGAQVLKAQHPEFELWNQGIHARSGVACADCHMPYMRVGAQKISDHHVRSPLLNISRACQTCHRFPEEELRARVEAIQERTFRLRNQAMDALVGLIADLRAARASGRTDADLATPRALQRRAQFMLDFVEAENSTGFHAPGESARILGESMNYARQGQIALRDSGFRPSGLTAAEVAAQRAPPPPPPPPAAAQRR